One Fusarium falciforme chromosome 12, complete sequence DNA window includes the following coding sequences:
- a CDS encoding HET domain-containing protein, which translates to MAPPIRNLVTKNINNHQTITVFEKAFKDRDGEHSGHSAEVEAMIRDWGEIRRNHGKRNLDQLDDTIKSDKRDIDGMTDEQLGQISIWIHQNEEENKSETEPNTSDVAQFNKYKHHQYVRRWGLFSDAEGINEEWFIPDPPVFPEDDQNYLCGMCRHIDFKALLSKRGLPGNQQPGRTSILLLGLSKILVEETSCAFCRLMRRKITEDKLLEGVPEEELESMSFHLNVLDDGPSYALRLEVEILDETRRKNPRFILHKMTEQDDQPRPLQGLVVQQDVADMTRLRNWLHICDETHGMKGEDQEELISPLMGSLRLVDTADNCIREVEIPCEYACLSYVWGNGSQTQYTTDTKVGLETPGGLTDATSNLPQTILDAMRVTREVGLRYIWIDALCITQDDDQDKAQIISKMGTIYGNASFTIMASTNSNPTDGLPGVGVPRSRAQILEKIQGMPLGVALYDGRLRHSEVEDGLWNSRAWTFQERALSRKAVFFTASQMCFVCPHGAAFEDMVAVPDPDYKPTPLNNASQLSSKVPRLQDIWIRVWSDRTQLRHTNKAFETDDGITIMVGEELTPAQASVAEAVLYKHKIIPSDKSLDAPMIDGFTLWDTYIQSVNVYTTRNMTWQSDAVNAFVGIADLIRRGTNTKFWYGLPEFAFTQSLLWQPKEPLERRVSNDGTPLFPSWTWAAWQGHVSYRGRGWHNAVGFPPASMVRWLYESTFEESMKKFTLEERTKEEIQEFARRLRQVGTILREPHPSDYFHLDYQERGWVFEKDEVRNQHIFVHEAYPEVKLNYPISLPGQPIIDLPSTDGKLHLEARMVSARFCDMRDLGPVQTPISDNFLQIGLNDEDRSANERRPWQHVVYHQGYRAGLLSLNVLHQELDLDFAQSIEKESPEGYFIVAISRDNLPHIAPPPIGWNLYWGGDPQMMQEMILREEWSPNRKAPPVPNEDATPSDDKANENGDPWWDEGRFGGVSLFDVCNVLLLRRDKDGISERIGSGKISYCAFSGAKPEVELLTLG; encoded by the coding sequence ATGGCGCCACCAATCCGAAACCTGGTCACCAAGAACATCAACAATCATCAAACCATCACAGTTTTTGAGAAGGCTTTCAAGGACCGTGATGGCGAGCATTCGGGTCACAGCGCTGAAGTGGAGGCGATGATACGAGACTGGGGGGAGATCCGACGGAACCACGGCAAGAGAAATTTGGATCAGCTAGATGATACCATCAAAAGTGACAAGAGGGATATTGATGGCATGACAGATGAGCAGCTGGGCCAGATCAGCATTTGGATCCACCAAAACGAGGAAGAAAACAAGTCAGAGACAGAGCCCAACACTTCCGACGTGGCTCAGTTCAACAAGTACAAACACCATCAATATGTGCGACGGTGGGGACTGTTTTCGGATGCGGAGGGCATCAATGAAGAGTGGTTCATCCCGGACCCCCCAGTCTTTCCAGAGGACGACCAAAATTATCTTTGCGGCATGTGTCGACACATCGATTTCAAGGCCTTGTTATCAAAGCGCGGTCTCCCTGGAAACCAACAGCCAGGACGAACCAGCATATTATTGCTCGGACTATCAAAGATTTTGGTGGAGGAAACATCATGTGCTTTCTGCAGATTGATGCGTCGAAAGATCACCGAGGACAAGCTGTTGGAGGGTGTGCCTGAAGAGGAGCTTGAATCGATGAGCTTCCACCTGAATGTTCTCGACGATGGTCCGTCATATGCGCTCCGTCTAGAGGTTGAGATTCTTGATGAAACTCGAAGGAAAAATCCTAGGTTCATTTTGCACAAAATGACTGAGCAGGATGACCAGCCACGGCCGCTTCAGGGGCTTGTCGTTCAACAGGATGTTGCTGATATGACACGACTGAGGAATTGGCTACACATTTGTGACGAGACTCACGGTATGAAAGGAGAGGACCAAGAAGAACTCATCTCCCCCTTGATGGGAAGTCTGAGACTTGTCGACACGGCCGACAACTGTATCCGAGAAGTGGAAATACCCTGCGAATACGCTTGTCTCTCGTACGTGTGGGGAAATGGAAGTCAAACACAATACACAACAGACACTAAGGTGGGCTTAGAAACTCCAGGCGGCTTAACGGATGCTACATCCAACCTACCACAAACCATTTTGGACGCAATGAGGGTAACGCGAGAGGTTGGCCTCCGGTACATCTGGATAGACGCCCTCTGCATCACCCAAGACGACGATCAAGACAAGGCTCAAATCATATCCAAGATGGGAACTATTTACGGAAATGCATCATTTACAATCATGGCTTCAACAAACTCCAATCCCACAGACGGACTTCCGGGAGTCGGCGTGCCTCGCTCTCGGGCTCAGATTCTGGAGAAGATCCAGGGAATGCCACTCGGAGTCGCGTTGTATGATGGCCGACTACGGCATTcagaggttgaagatggccttTGGAACTCAAGAGCATGGACATTCCAGGAAAGGGCTCTTTCTCGGAAGGCCGTCTTCTTTACAGCGTCTCAAATGTGCTTTGTATGCCCACATGGAGCTGCATTTGAAGACATGGTCGCAGTCCCAGACCCCGATTACAAGCCTACACCGCTGAATAACGCATCTCAGCTAAGCTCCAAGGTCCCTCGACTTCAGGATATCTGGATTCGCGTATGGAGTGATCGTACGCAGTTGAGGCATACCAACAAAGCTTTCGAGACAGATGACGGTATTACGATCATGGTGGGAGAAGAACTCACGCCAGCTCAAGCTTCCGTTGCGGAGGCGGTTCTGTACAAGCACAAGATTATCCCGAGCGATAAGTCCCTGGATGCACCTATGATTGATGGCTTCACTCTTTGGGACACGTACATTCAGAGTGTCAATGTTTACACGACGCGTAACATGACCTGGCAGTCAGATGCCGTCAACGCATTTGTAGGTATTGCCGACCTGATCCGGCGAGGAACCAACACCAAGTTTTGGTACGGCTTGCCAGAGTTTGCATTCACCCAGTCTCTTCTGTGGCAGCCCAAAGAACCACTCGAAAGGCGCGTGTCGAACGATGGTACCCCCTTGTTCCCTAGTTGGACCTGGGCTGCCTGGCAAGGGCATGTCTCGTACCGCGGCAGAGGCTGGCACAACGCTGTTGGCTTTCCACCAGCTTCCATGGTGCGATGGCTGTATGAGTCAACTTTTGAAGAGTCCATGAAGAAGTTTACCCTCGAGGAGAGAACTAAAGAGGAGATTCAGGAATTCGCTCGTCGATTGCGTCAAGTTGGGACCATCTTGCGAGAGCCTCACCCTAGCGACTATTTCCATCTCGATTATCAAGAGCGAGGCTGGGTTTTTGAGAAGGACGAAGTTCGAAATCAGCATATTTTCGTTCATGAAGCATATCCCGAAGTCAAGTTGAACTATCCAATCTCTCTCCCAGGTCAGCCTATCATTGATCTTCCGTCTACGGATGGTAAGCTGCATCTCGAAGCTCGCATGGTATCTGCACGGTTTTGCGACATGAGAGACTTGGGGCCCGTTCAAACTCCCATCAGTGACAACTTCCTTCAAATCGGCCTCAACGACGAAGACCGCTCGGCGAACGAGCGACGACCATGGCAGCATGTCGTCTACCATCAGGGATACCGGGCCGGACTTCTGAGTCTCAACGTCCTTCACCAAGAATTAGACTTGGATTTTGCGCAAAGCATAGAGAAAGAGAGTCCAGAGGGTTACTTTATTGTCGCCATTTCTCGCGACAATTTACCTCACATTGCGCCGCCGCCAATTGGCTGGAACTTGTATTGGGGCGGAGATCCTCAGATGATGCAAGAAATGATTCTCAGAGAGGAGTGGTCTCCTAATAGAAAAGCCCCTCCGGTGCCAAACGAGGATGCAACTCCGAGCGACGACAAGGCAAACGAGAATGGAGACCCTTGGTGGGATGAGGGCAGATTTGGAGGTGTGAGCCTATTTGATGTATGCAATGTGTTGTTGCTGAGGAGGGATAAAGATGGGATTTCGGAGAGGATTGGGTCTGGGAAGATTAGCTATTGTGCTTTCAGTGGCGCGAAGCCCGAGGTTGAGTTGTTGACATTGGGATAG
- a CDS encoding Protein kinase domain-containing protein, whose product MSDGSITATESEIPLADCIVASYVRSKISTDREQKYLPEGSVERLITPSSIREELSDIPIDPESLDNLIDFIVTRAKKVFTITILAQLSGLDLYNAIKTFQDVGFDDDKLPVLPDRHADLMSAAFKGRRLWNAVRKEGFLTDQWGLLVPVFTKPQLMHSLQESAILPLERVSSAFKGGTFGDVYEATVHRAHMDDELFKRNGSRTNIAVKEIKASQLLQGDVQKAYDIEALALARSSKVEHENLIPCLAAIEKGSMHYFLFPWADAGSLEDFWQSSPKLSPDFLMDVFEQLRGLAAALEKLHNYDDKNVPVESEGRPASPSGGIRHGDLKPANILIFKSGDPKRIGTMKIADMGLAKYHQVQTRLRRNATSSRYGTSRYEPPEAGAPKLNTTPAMSRLYDTWSMGCIFLQFLVWLLQGKEALKSFNESIHEYNIKNQWGSMYDLEPPYYIIGSDSKAQLHPLIVQRFGELSRSCTRNTAIGDLLHIVKTKLLIVDLPSSRERPTSRWVSLSESRPRYRATAQVLRERLDLIVGNAKEDHYYLFTDRNRENAPPPSLYAQQSSSTLHPDSAGLRKRIKQLIRPIAQMRGHPVCYPKKCTSSIIIQLDIHVWDYLVDNDFAFKIIDAGDSPALEPFSHGKTEQLCDSCKDLNFWATDFHIEDDLSELKVRQEDCQFCSMRWEACKYLEGYSPSARFDRIDSVVKLNESDPPVFSICSGPGLNLPASLQVGIPQVTELARTPYQIRLINTWIKECDENHPKCRGLPQKDGPGSRKAFQLPTRLIDIGQPGSKIKLYETQPDDKTENLKYIALSHQWGDPTASNHFRTTTQNYAAHLNNIDFYKLPDTFKDAVTMTRDMGIRYLWIDSICIIQGPDGDFNTESQKMEDVFSSAYCVIAASCARDQWDGFLKNRLESDSRRFATFRNGRDPPFYVCQFLDDFNADVLEGPLNKRGWVLQERVLARRTIFFTDKQIYWECGNGVRCETLTHMKNELAAFLGDPNFPEIAIHSPRADRDTSHGEKILYYQDLYKTYSRLAFSKPEDRGVAMNGLEQRLSRGFVCNGKFGILDDKSLFHRGLLWRRAVTVTSMEKILFPADRQQVPSWSWMAVKGEMDYIPVPFDTVDWETSLKSPLRHTLTFKDEQSRTMEIRAKANELVPGHGDDLEEFYDRVSDHEGTPRKVLCVIVGRNKGSGRAEEKFHFVLLVSPKLSSGPWVCERVGAGKVPGSWIDFTRPAADIGIYGIIRPAISITEPAMRAAPSSISPFTQNEPDSARLRNLGHLDTFDATSSAW is encoded by the exons ATGTCGGACGGATCGATAACGGCGACGGAGAGTGAGATACCCCTCGCTGATTGTATCGTTGCGAGCTATGTCAGGAGCAAGATCAGCACCGACCGCGAACAAAAGTACTTGCCCGAGGGTTCGGTTGAGCGACTCATCACTCCTTCTTCTATTCGAGAAGAGCTCAGCGATATCCCCATCGATCCAGAGTCGTTGGATAATCTGATCGACTTTATCGTAACTCGAGCGAAAAAGGTCTTTACAATCACTATCCTTGCGCAACTCAGCGGACTCGACCTTTACAACGCCATCAAGACATTTCAAGACGTGGGATTTGACGATGACAAGCTACCAGTGCTACCAGACCGTCATGCTGACCTCATGTCGGCTGCGTTCAAGGGGCGGAGACTATGGAACGCAGTCCGAAAGGAAGGATTCCTAACGGACCAATGGGGCCTTCTCGTGCCGGTCTTCACCAAACCACAATTGATGCATTCACTTCAGGAGAGCGCTATACTTCCCCTTGAGCGTGTTAGCAGTGCCTTCAAGGGAGGCACCTTTGGCGATGTCTATGAAGCCACTGTTCACCGGGCCCATATGGACGATGAGCTGTTCAAG CGAAATGGCTCTCGTACCAATATTGcggtcaaggagatcaaaGCCAGTCAACTGTTGCAAGGCGATGTCCAAAAAGCCTATGACATTGAGGCCCTGGCGCTTGCTAGAAGCAGTAAAGTCGAACACGAAAACCTTATCCCATGTCTCGCCGCCATCGAGAAAGGGTCGATGCACTACTTTCTCTTCCCCTGGGCCGATGCTGGCAGCCTCGAAGACTTTTGGCAGAGTAGTCCAAAGCTCAGCCCGGATTTTCTTATGGATGTCTTTGAGCAACTGCGTGGACTTGCGGCGGCCCTTGAGAAGCTTCACAACTATGACGACAAGAACGTCCCGGTTGAAAGCGAGGGCCGTCCTGCCTCGCCATCAGGCGGCATCAGGCACGGTGACTTGAAGCCCGCCAACATTTTGATCTTCAAATCAGGCGACCCCAAGCGAATTGGAACCATGAAAATTGCAGACATGGGTCTTGCCAAGTATCATCAAGTTCAGACTCGTCTACGAAGGAATGCAACTAGCTCTAGATACGGGACGTCTCGATATGAACCACCTGAAGCCGGAGCACCGAAACTCAACACGACTCCTGCCATGTCCCGCCTTTACGATACCTGGTCTATGGGCTGCATCTTCCTCCAGTTTCTCGTCTGGCTTTTGCAAGGAAAGGAAGCCTTGAAGAGTTTCAACGAATCAATCCACGAGTACAACATCAAGAACCAGTGGGGATCCATGTACGATCTGGAGCCACCATACTACATCATCGGATCCGATAGCAAGGCTCAGCTCCATCCTCTCATCGTACAGCGGTTTGGAGAGCTCTCCAGAAGCTGCACACGCAACACAGCGATTGGAGACCTCCTTCATATCGTCAAGACCAAACTGCTCATAGTTGATCTCCCAAGCAGTAGAGAGCGACCTACAAGTAGATGGGTTTCCTTGAGCGAGTCGAGGCCACGATATCGCGCTACGGCACAGGTTCTCAGGGAGCGTTTGGATCTTATCGTAGGTAATGCCAAAGAGGACCATTACTACCTTTTCACAGATAGAAACCGAGAGAATGCACCACCGCCATCGCTTTACGCGCAGCAATCGTCGAGCACCCTGCATCCGGACTCGGCTGGGCTAAGGAAGCGGATCAAACAGCTGATAAGGCCAATTGCACAAATGAGAGGCCAT CCCGTATGTTATCCCAAGAAGTG CAC CTCATCAATCATTATACAGTTAGACATTCATGTCTGGGATTATCTTGTTGACAACGATTTCGCCTTCAAAATTATCGACGCAGGAGATAGCCCTGCACTCGAGCCTTTCTCTCACGGAAAAACCGAGCAACTCTGCGACAGCTGCAAGGACCTCAACTTTTGGGCAACGGACTTTCACATCGAGGATGATCTTTCAGAGCTCAAAGTGCGCCAAGAGGACTGTCAGTTCTGTAGCATGAGGTGGGAGGCCTGCAAGTATCTTGAAGGCTATTCTCCCTCGGCTAGATTTGATAGGATTGATTCGGTGGTGAAGCTCAACGAGAGTGACCCTCCTGTCTTCTCTATCTGCAGTGGCCCCG GCCTGAATCTGCCGGCCTCACTGCAGGTCGGGATCCCACAAGTAACTGAATTGGCAAGAACACCATATCAGATTAGGTTGATCAACACTTGGATAAAAGAATGTGACGAGAACCATCCCAAGTGCAGAGGATTGCCTCAAAAGGACGGACCTGGGAGTCGCAAGGCTTTTCAACTGCCAACCAGGCTCATCGACATTGGCCAGCCTGGCTCCAAGATCAAGTTGTACGAGACACAGCCCGATGACAAGACCGAAAACCTCAAGTATATCGCGTTGTCTCATCAGTGGGGAGACCCTACCGCCAGCAACCATTTCCGAACCACGACCCAGAATTACGCCGCCCATCTCAACAATATCGACTTCTACAAGCTCCCAGACACCTTCAAGGATGCCGTCACCATGACTCGTGACATGGGCATTCGATATCTCTGGATAGACTCCATCTGCATCATTCAAGGCCCAGATGGTGATTTCAACACCGAGTCTCAGAAAATGGAAGATGTCTTCAGTTCTGCCTACTGTGTCATCGCTGCGAGCTGTGCCAGAGATCAATGGGATGGGTTTCTCAAGAACAGGCTTGAATCTGATTCGAGACGTTTTGCGACATTCAGAAACGGCCGAGACCCGCCATTCTATGTCTGTCAATTCCTGGATGACTTTAACGCCGATGTTCTTGAAGGACCATTGAACAAGAGGGGCTGGGTTCTTCAGGAAAGAGTCTTGGCTCGTCGGaccatcttcttcactgATAAGCAGATCTATTGGGAGTGCGGCAACGGCGTTCGATGCGAGACTCTAACGCACATGAAAAA TGAGCTTGCAGCTTTTCTTGGAGATCCCAACTTCCCCGAAATCGCCATCCACTCCCCTCGGGCCGACCGAGACACGTCTCACGGCGAAAAGATCCTCTATTACCAAGATCTCTATAAGACCTATTCCCGACTAGCTTTTTCCAAACCTGAAGATAGAGGAGTAGCAATGAATGGTCTAGAGCAGCGACTTAGTCGCGGCTTCGTCTGCAACGGCAAGTTCGGCATTCTAGACGACAAGAGTCTCTTCCACCGAGGCTTGCTGTGGAGACGGGCTGTGACTGTGACTTCTATGGAGAAGATCCTGTTTCCGGCGGATAGACAACAAGtgccttcttggtcttggatgGCTGTTAAGGGTGAGATGGATTACATTCCGGTGCCGTTCGACACGGTGGATTGGGAAACAAGTCTCAAATCTCCTCTAAGACACACTTTGACATTCAAGGACGAACAAAGTAGAACTATGGAGATCAGAGCCAAGGCCAATGAACTTGTCCCTGGCCACGGTGATGATCTCGAGGAGTTCTACGACAGAGTCTCTGATCACGAAGGAACTCCACGAAAGGTGCTCTGCGTCATTGTTGGGAGAAACAAAGGCTCAGGTCGAGCTGAGGAGAAGTTTCACTTTGTTCTTCTCGTGTCTCCTAAGCTGTCTTCTGGACCATGGGTGTGTGAGAGAGTGGGAGCTGGCAAGGTGCCAGGAAGCTGGATCGACTTTACTCGGCCGGCAGCTGACATTGGAATTT ATGGTATCATTAGACCCGCGATATCTATCACTGAGCCAGCTATGCGTGCAGCCCCCAGTTCTATTTCCCCGTTCACCCAGAACGAACCGGATTCGGCTCGTCTGCGTAACCTGGGACACTTAGACACTTTTGATGCAACCTCTTCAGCTTGGTAG
- a CDS encoding Methyltransf-12 domain-containing protein has product MDHCQGDDDYVLGRDISDSIRLDAQHLLWKLHNRYTLHPAIPKSDHMKIAEVGTGTGIWLFDLAQDLPDTVCLHGYDISPRQFPSKKLWTSNIKLSLMDSLRDPPEALHGKYDVVHLRMWASNLRTRDVKLVIRSASKLLKARGYLQWEEANLLNQDVRSLAGKDFEAQVNKLFVSAGLDYSWVTHLSSSLSSSGMTIIEHKEHPFAPGLIQIGTNTYLMALKEILAGIKRTGSCTDHTLLQTCEEGLDKLITSRTDGLVYNWGPVSLLAQKPHAAQM; this is encoded by the exons ATGGACCATTGTCAAGGTGACGATGACTATGTCCTGGGTCGAGATATTTCCGACTCAATCAG GCTTGATGCCCAACACCTGTTGTGGAAGCTTCACAACAGATACACGTTGCATCCTGCGATTCCCAAGTCTGACCATATGAAAATAGCCGAAGTCGGGACTGGCACAGG TATTTGGCTGTTTGACTTGGCACAAGACCTCCCTGACACCGTCTGTCTCCACGGATACGACATCTCTCCCCGCCAatttccctctaagaagctaTGGACTTCCAACATCAAGCTCAGCCTGATGGATTCTCTCCGTGACCCACCCGAAGCCCTCCATGGGAAGTACGATGTCGTGCACCTACGCATGTGGGCAAGTAACCTTCGAACGAGGGATGTGAAGCTTGTGATTCGCAGCGCCTCCAAGTTGCTCA AAGCTAGGGGATATCTCCAGTGGGAGGAGGCAAATCTTCTGAATCAAGATGTGCGAAGTTTGGCAGGGAAGGACTTTGAGGCCCAAGTCAACAAACTTTTCGTATCCGCAGGCCTTGACTACAG CTGGGTCACTCatctttcctcttctctaTCGTCCAGTGGCATGACCATCATCGAGCACAAAGAGCACCCTTTCGCACCCGGGCTGATTCAGATTGGTACTAACACATACCTGATGGCTCTAAAGGAGATTCTGGCAGGTATCAAGAGGACTGGCTCTTGCACAGACCACACTCTGTTGCAGACTTGCGAAGAGGGGCTGGACAAACTCATCACCTCGCGAACTGACGGATTGGTGTACAACTGGGGCCCGGTTTCGCTGCTGGCACAGAAACCTCATGCTGCTCAAATGTGA
- a CDS encoding MFS domain-containing protein, with product MSKEISTTIHGETLDVERIVEKSVGQEIREQARGGAEEEHNLPPLEAIRKYPWTLFWCLVVSMCVVMEGYDTNLLNNFYAYPTFAKKYGHWNEGTNNYQLDAAWQASLVNAAPVGAFFGTLLNGVLVPRFGHIKVLIGALLSLSAFIFIVFFSPNTTVLLVGEILCGLPWGIFTTTAPAYASEVLPMSLRVYMTSWANMCFIIGHLISAGVLAGLVNNTTQWAYRIPFALQWFWPCVLIPVIFFAPDTPWHLVRVGRHEDALKSLARLRPKATETELRDALGLIIYTNDLEHQLSVGTSYWDCFKGFELRRTEIACMVFAGQIFTGLNFAYNSTYFFQQIGLDPTTTYHLNVGGTGMGLFATLMCWIFVMPYVGRRTAYLWGIFVMTILLMLIGGLNKKTENDSVAMAQAVLALIWTFVFQLSSGQLGWAIPAEIGSTRLRQKTICLARNAYAIANIVSGVLQPYFMNPTEWNLKGYTGFIWGGTSFFMFIWTYFRLPETKDRTFEELDLLFAKGVPARKFSTYNIETFRDTETGTEKVQSHASMA from the coding sequence ATGTCGAAAGAAATATCGACTACTATCCACGGGGAAACCCTCGATGTGGAACGTATCGTCGAGAAATCTGTTGGTCAAGAGATCAGAGAGCAGGCCAGAGGAGgtgccgaggaggaacacAACCTCCCGCCCCTTGAGGCCATTCGCAAGTACCCATGGACTCTCTTCTGGTGCCTGGTCGTCTCCATGTGTGTCGTCATGGAAGGTTACGATACTAATCTTCTGAATAATTTTTACGCTTATCCGACGTTTGCGAAAAAGTACGGTCATTGGAATGAGGGGACCAATAATTACCAGCTGGATGCAGCTTGGCAGGCTAGTCTTGTCAATGCTGCTCCAGTTGGTGCCTTCTTTGGTACTCTCTTGAACGGTGTTCTCGTTCCTCGGTTCGGTCACATCAAGGTGCTCATTGGCGCTTTGCTGTCTCTCAgcgccttcatcttcatcgtatTCTTCTCCCCCAACACCACCGTTCTGCTGGTCGGTGAAATCCTCTGTGGTTTGCCTTGGGGAATCTTTACCACGACTGCCCCGGCGTATGCTTCCGAGGTGCTGCCCATGTCTCTGAGAGTCTACATGACCAGTTGGGCCAACATGTGCTTCATCATTGGTCACCTCATCTCAGCTGGTGTCTTGGCTGGTCTCGTCAACAACACAACGCAGTGGGCATACAGAATCCCTTTCGCTCTCCAGTGGTTCTGGCCCTGTGTTTTGATCCCTGTCATCTTCTTTGCCCCAGACACGCCTTGGCATCTCGTCCGCGTTGGACGTCACGAAGATGCTCTCAAGTCCCTCGCTCGCCTCCGGCCCAAGGCTACAGAGACGGAGCTCCGCGATGCCCTCGGTCTCATCATCTACACCAACGACCTTGAGCACCAACTCTCCGTCGGAACTTCATACTGGGACTGCTTCAAGGGTTTCGAACTTCGACGAACAGAGATTGCTTGCATGGTGTTTGCTGGTCAGATCTTTACTGGTCTCAACTTTGCCTATAACTCGACCTACTTCTTCCAGCAGATTGGTCTCGACCCAACCACGACCTACCATCTCAACGTCGGCGGCACTGGCATGGGTCTATTCGCGACCCTCATGTGCTGGATCTTTGTCATGCCCTATGTTGGAAGACGCACTGCCTACCTCTGGGGTATTTTCGTCATGACAATCCTCCTCATGTTGATTGGTGGTCTCAACAAAAAGACGGAGAATGACAGTGTTGCCATGGCCCAGGCTGTGCTGGCTCTCATCTGGACATTCGTCTTCCAACTGTCTTCTGGACAACTCGGCTGGGCCATTCCCGCCGAGATTGGATCCACGAGACTCAGGCAAAAGACGATCTGCCTTGCTCGCAATGCCTACGCCATCGCCAATATCGTCTCTGGAGTCTTGCAGCCATACTTTATGAACCCGACCGAGTGGAACCTCAAGGGATACACCGGTTTCATCTGGGGCGGGACTTCATTCTTTATGTTCATCTGGACTTACTTCCGTCTTCCAGAGACCAAAGATCGCAcctttgaggagcttgatTTGCTGTTTGCTAAGGGTGTGCCGGCTCGCAAGTTCAGTACTTATAACATCGAGACGTTCCGTGATACTGAAACTGGAACTGAGAAGGTGCAATCTCATGCCTCTATGGCGTAG
- a CDS encoding MFS domain-containing protein, with amino-acid sequence MTKDYFASFPKIYNVHFIAIIATCGGMLFGFDISSISAIVVSKQYIEYFHNPAGALQGAIGSGMSAGSVVGSALCGVISDKLGRRDSIFFATFFWLVGTAVQVATNSSGMLIVGRVLNGFTVGITSSQVPVYLAEIAKAESRGSIIIIQQLAVEFGILIMYFLGYGCTFIEGPASFRAAWAMQFIPAVFLMAGLPFLPHSPRWLAKVGQEKEAVNTLARIHAKGDTNDPLVIAEWEEIVTTMQAEREAAPGWRKFVLRGMWKRTLAGFSVQAWQQLAGANTIVYYLTYIAQMAGLTGNVAMITSGIQYAIFIVFTGLITPFVDNFGRRTLLIYGALGMGLCHFVVGGTMATHYISVPEGVGDPPNHNIIFKVSSGSPANAVIVFSYFLIVVYALTLAPVCWIYAAEVWSLGTRATGMGIAALGNWLFNFALNMFLPPAFINIKWRIFIVFGVLCVGAAGWFFLLYPETCGKTIEEIEIMFSKDGPRPWQTRKGESRLHKEVEAIRNRKNQGGDGVMGGDEADVAEKA; translated from the exons ATGACCAAAGACTATTTTGCGTCTTTTCCTAAAATCTACAATGTCCACTTCATTGCCATTATCGCCACGTGTGGCGGTATGCT CTTCGGCTTTGATATCTCGTCCATCTCTGCAATCGTCGTGAGCAAGCAATACATCGAATACTTCCATAATCCGGCTGGCGCCCTTCAAGGAGCTATAGGCTCGGGCATGTCGGCCGGTTCCGTCGTCGGTTCTGCCCTCTGCGGTGTCATCTCTGATAAACTCGGTCGTCGTGATTCCATCTTCTTCGCGACCTTCTTCTGGCTTGTTGGTACCGCCGTCCAAGTCGCCACAAACAGCAGCGGTATGCTCATTGTTGGCCGTGTGCTCAATGGGTTCACCGTCGGCATCACTTCGTCCCAAGTCCCCGTGTATCTTGCCGAGATTGCCAAAGCGGAGAGTCGTGGTTCCATCATTATCATCCAACAGCTGGCCGTCGAGTTTGGCATCCTGATCATGTACTTTCTTGGCTATGGATGCACCTTCATCGAAGGCCCCGCCTCATTCCGTGCCGCCTGGGCAATGCAGTTCATCCCTGCTGTGTTCCTCATGGCGGGTCTCCCGTTTCTTCCCCACTCACCTCGCTGGCTTGCCAAGGTTGGCcaagagaaggaggctgtTAACACCCTAGCTCGGATCCACGCCAAAGGAGACACCAATGATCCTCTTGTTATCGCCGAGTGGGAAGAGATTGTCACCACAATGCAAGCTGAACGAGAAGCTGCTCCGGGCTGGCGCAAGTTCGTCCTCCGGGGCATGTGGAAGCGAACTCTCGCTGGGTTTTCCGTTCAGGCATGGCAGCAGCTCGCGGGTGCAAATACGATCGTTT ACTATCTTACGTATATCGCTCAGATGGCAGGTTTGACCGGCAACGTCGCTATGATCACATCTGGAATCCAAtatgccatcttcatcgtctttaCCGGCTTGATCACGCCGTTCGTCGACAATTTTGGACGTCGCACACTGCTTATTTACGGAGCCCTGGGAATGGGCCTCTGCCACTTTGTTGTTGGAGGTACCATGGCCACACACTACATCTCTGTCCCAGAAGGTGTCGGTGACCCCCCGAACCACAACATCATCTTCAAGGTCAGCTCAGGCTCCCCGGCCAACGCTGTCATTGTGTTCTCCTATTTCCTCATTGTTGTTTACGCCCTCACTCTTGCACCCGTGTGCTGGATCTACGCTGCCGAAGTCTGGTCACTGGGAACCCGAGCAACGGGCATGGGTATCGCTGCTCTGGGTAACTGGCTCTTCAACTTCGCCCTAAACATGTTCCTCCCACCGGcattcatcaacatcaagtggcgcatcttcatcgtctttggCGTCCTTTGCGTGGGTGCCGCCGGGTggttcttcctcctctatCCCGAAACCTGCGGCAAGACCATTGAAGAAATCGAGATCATGTTTAGTAAGGATGGCCCTCGCCCCTGGCAGACTCGAAAGGGCGAATCGCGTCTTCACAAGGAAGTTGAAGCTATCAGGAACAGGAAGAATCAGGGTGGCGATGGTGTGATGGGTGGTGATGAGGCCGACGTCGCGGAAAAGGCCTAG